In Brevibacillus brevis, a genomic segment contains:
- a CDS encoding LLM class flavin-dependent oxidoreductase: MTKLNIGMFLMPQHPPERSLYDATQWDLEMIEYADKLGYSEVWIGEHFTAPWEPIPSPDLIIAQALLRTKQIKLAPGAHLLPYHHPVELAHRVAYLDHLAQGRLMLGIGAGGTQTDWELFAVDGKINREMMMEAWELMQRLWSDEESFSFRGKFYSANQPKARHDGILGPHIKPFQKPHPPIGITGFSAGSATLKMAGERGFIPMSLGWNSEYIKSHWNAVEEGARSVGKEADRSSWRITQDVFVAKTDEEAMAGALGGMMGRFFDESWLPLFKKQGDIKNLKPDPALADEEVTAELMAKTDWLVGSPETVAKKLQKLYDTVGGFGTLLITGYDYSESPEIWKESMRLLVEEVLPRLHVKPQTV; encoded by the coding sequence ATGACGAAATTGAATATCGGAATGTTTTTGATGCCGCAGCATCCGCCGGAGCGATCTTTGTACGATGCGACCCAGTGGGATCTGGAAATGATTGAATATGCCGACAAATTGGGGTATAGCGAAGTGTGGATCGGGGAGCATTTTACCGCGCCGTGGGAGCCGATTCCATCCCCGGATTTAATCATCGCGCAGGCGCTGTTGCGGACAAAGCAAATCAAGCTGGCGCCCGGTGCCCATTTGCTGCCCTATCATCATCCGGTGGAGTTGGCGCATCGCGTCGCCTATCTCGACCATCTCGCCCAAGGCCGCTTGATGCTCGGGATCGGGGCAGGCGGAACCCAAACAGACTGGGAGCTGTTTGCTGTCGACGGAAAAATAAACCGGGAAATGATGATGGAAGCGTGGGAGCTGATGCAGAGATTGTGGTCAGACGAGGAGTCCTTTTCGTTCCGGGGGAAATTTTACAGCGCCAACCAGCCAAAGGCGCGGCATGACGGGATTCTCGGACCGCATATCAAGCCGTTCCAAAAGCCGCATCCGCCTATCGGGATTACAGGGTTCAGCGCGGGTTCAGCCACATTGAAAATGGCGGGCGAACGCGGATTTATCCCGATGAGTCTCGGCTGGAACAGCGAGTATATCAAATCGCACTGGAATGCGGTGGAAGAAGGGGCGCGCTCTGTAGGGAAAGAAGCGGACAGAAGCAGTTGGCGCATCACGCAAGACGTCTTTGTCGCGAAAACGGATGAAGAAGCAATGGCCGGAGCGTTGGGAGGCATGATGGGTCGATTCTTTGACGAGTCATGGCTGCCGCTGTTTAAAAAGCAGGGCGACATCAAAAACTTGAAGCCCGATCCGGCGCTTGCCGACGAAGAGGTAACTGCCGAATTAATGGCCAAAACCGACTGGCTGGTAGGATCGCCGGAAACGGTCGCGAAAAAGCTGCAAAAGCTGTATGACACGGTCGGCGGTTTCGGGACTTTGCTGATTACGGGCTACGACTACAGCGAATCGCCGGAAATATGGAAAGAGTCCATGCGCTTGCTGGTCGAGGAAGTTTTGCCTCGCCTGCATGTAAAGCCGCAGACGGTGTAG